The sequence CGCCTTCGCTGCTGCCGTGGCGCACCACCGTCGACAACGTGCTGCTGCCGCTGGAGATCGTCGAGCCCTACCGCTCGAACTTCAAGGCCAGGCGCAAGGAGTACGAAGAGCGCGCACGGCGCCTGCTGCAGAAGGTTGGCCTGGGCGGCTACGAGGACAAGTTCCCGTGGCAGCTCTCGGGCGGCATGCAGCAGCGCGCGAGCATCTGCCGCGCGCTCATCCATGAACCCAAGATGCTGCTGCTCGACGAGCCCTTCGGCGCGCTCGATGCCTTCACGCGCGAGGAACTGTGGTGCATCCTGCGCGACCTGTGGACCGAGCAGCAGTTCAACGTGATCCTGGTGACGCACGACCTGCGCGAGTCGGTGTTCCTGGCCGACACGGTATACGTGATGAGCAAGAGCCCGGGCCGCTTCGTGGTGAAGCGCGACATCGAGCTGCCGCGTCCGCGCGAGCTGGAACTCACCTACACGAAGGAGTTCACCGACATCGTGCTGGAACTGCGCGGCCACATCGGCGCGATTCGCGGCAACGCCGCCGGCGCGACGGGTCCCGCCGCGGTGGCGCACTGAGGAGCGGCCATGAAGAACAGCAAGCAACTCGAACGCTGGTCGCCCTGGCTGCTGCTCGTGGCGGTGATCCTGCTGTGGCAGGTGATCTGCGCGGGCTTCGGCGTCTCCGATTTCATCTTTCCGAGCCCCCTGCGTATCTGGACCCAGTTCTGGGAATACAAGGAGATCATCGCGGGCCATGCGTGGCGCACCTTCTGGGTCACGATGGCGGGCTTCGGCCTGGCGATCGTGGTGGGCGTGCTGCTGGGCTTCGTCATCGGCAGCTCGCGGCTCGCGTACGCCGCCATCTATCCGCTGATGACGGCCTTCAACGCGCTGCCCAAGGCGGCCTTCGTGCCGATCCTGGTGGTGTGGTTCGGCATCGGCATCGGGCCGGCGATCCTCACCGCCTTCCTCATCAGCTTCTTCCCGATCATGGTCAACATCGCGACGGGCCTCGCCACGCTCGAGCCCGAGCTGGAAGACGTGCTTCGCGTGCTCGGCGCCAAGCGCTGGGACGTGCTCGTGAAGATCGGCCTGCCGCGCTCCATGCCGTACTTCTTCGGCTCGCTCAAGGTCGCCATCACGCTGGCCTTCGTGGGCACCACGGTGAGCGAGATGACGGCAGCCAACGAAGGCATCGGCTACCTGCTGATCTCGGCCGGCTCGGCCATGCAGATGGGCCTGGCCTTCGCCGGACTGATGGTGGTGGGTGCGATGGCCATGCTGATGTACGAACTCTTCAGCGTGATCGAGAAGCACACCACGGGCTGGGCGCACCGGGGATCGCAGGCATGAACACGCTCGGGCTTCGTGCACTGCGTGTCGCTCCTCCTTCCCCCTTGCAGGGGGCGACACCTGCGGCCCGGCAGAGCCGGTTCCGCGGTGTTCCACGAACAGGCGCCCGGCCATGACGCCGGAGCAGGCGATCAAGGCGCTGCGCCGTGCGAACGACGTGGCGCGGCGCGCGATGGCGATGGGCCGCCACCCCTTCGGCGCGGTGCTGGTGGCGCCCGACGGGGAGACCATCCTCGCCGAGCAGGGCAACATCGACACGGTGCAGCACGCCGAGGCCACGCTCGCGCGCCACGCCGCGCAGAACTGGCCGCCCGAATACCTCTGGCAATGCACGCTGGCGACCACCTTCGAGCCTTGCGCAATGTGTGCGGGAACGAGCTACTGGGCGAACATCGGGCGCATCGTCTACGGTGCCGAAGAGTCAGCGCTGCTCGCGCTCACCGGCAGCCACCCGGAAAACCCGACGCTGAGCCTGCCGTGCCGCGAGGTCTTCGCGCGCGGGCAGAAGAAGGTCGAGGTGATCGGCCCGGTGCCCGAGGTGGCCGAAGAGATGATCGCCACGCACCGCGGCTTCTGGGAGTCGCGCGGGAACCACCAGGGCGGGTAGGCGCCCGCCACCTGGGGTCAGTACGCCGGTCGCACGGCGCGCGTGGTTTGCGCACCGTCGCGGAAACGTGACGCCGCCGCCTCGGCGCCGCGCGCCAGGATCTGCAGGTCCATCGCCACCGCCACGAAGAGCGCACCCAGGTCCAGGCATTCGCGCGCACGCGCGTCGTCGAGCATCAGGATGCCGGGCGCCTTGTGCCTGCCACGGATGCGGCGGATCGCATCGTCGATGGCGCGCTTCACGGTCGGGTGGCCGGGGTCGCCCGGATGGCCCAGGCTCGCGGACAGGTCGGCCGGCCCGATGAAGACGCCGTCGATGCCCTCGACCGAGAGGATCGCGTCGAGCTGCTCGAGCGCCTCGCCGGTTTCCACCTGCACCAGCAGGCACAGCTCGTCCTGCGCACGCTTCACGTAGTCGCCGATGCGCCCGAAGTTCGACGCCCGCATCGAGCCTCCCATGCCGCGCACGCCGGCCGGGGCGTAGCGCGTCGCACGCACCGCCGCCTGCGCCTGTTCCGCGTCCTGCACGAAGGGCAGCAGCAAGCTCTGCGCGCCGATGTCGAGGTAGCGCTTGATGAGCACGGTGTCGTTCCAGTCGGGCCGCACCACCGCCGAGGTGCGCCGCGCGGCATCGGCCGGCACCGCGGCGCTCACCGCCTGCAGCTGGTGCAGCATGTGCGGCACGTCGGTGGGCGTGTGCTCGGTGTCGAGCAGCACCCAGTCGAAGCCCGCGCCGGCGACGATCTCCGACACGTACGGGTCGGGCAGCGTCGACCACAGCCCGATCTGCGGCACGCCCGCCGCGAGCGCGCGCTTGAAGTGATTGGGCAGCACCGGCATGGCGTTCACCCGAAGTGGCACGACACGGTGCCGAACTCGCCGTAGTCGGCCACCACGGTGTCGCCCTTGACGACCTCGATCGGCCGGATGAACGAGCCCGCGAGAATCACCTGCCCAGCCTCCAGCGTCACGCCGAAGCGATGCAGCCGGTTCGCCAGCCACGCCACGCCGTAGCCCGGATGGTTGAGCACGCCGGCGGCCAGGCCGGTTTCCTCGACCTCGCCGTTGCGGCTCACGATGGCCCCGATGCGGCGCATGTCCGCATCGACCAGCGCGGGCCTGAACGGCCGCCCGCCCAGCACCAGCGCGGCGTTGGCTGCGTTGTCGGAGATGGTGTCGAACACGTTGCGCGTGCGGCCGGTCTCTGGGTCGATGCGCTGGATGCGCGCGTCGAGGATCTCCAGCGCAGGCGTCACGTAGGCCGTGGCGTCGAGCACGTCGAACAGCGTGCAGTCGGGGCCCGACAGCGGACGCGCCAGCACGAAGGCCAGCTCGGCCTCGATCTTCAGCTGAAGGAAGCGCTCCGTCGGGATCACCGCGCCGTCGCGGTAGAACATGTCGTCAAGCAGCGCACCGTAGTCGGGCTCTGCGATGTTCACCGCGCGCTGCATCGCCTTGGACGTGAGGCCGATCTTGTGGCCCTTGAGCGTGCGGCCGTTGCGCAGCTTGAGCTGCATCCAGGCGTGCTGGATGGCGTAGGCGTCGTCGATGGTCATGCCCGGATGCTCGAGCGAGAACTGGCGGCATGCCACGCGCGTGAGTTGCGCCTGCTCGAGCCGTTCGGCGGCCTGCGACAGGGTGGTGGCGTCCAGGCTCATGGCACCGATTCCTCTGCGCGCACCACGTTGCGCAGCACGCCCACGCCGCTCACTTCCACCTCGACCACGTCGCCCGGCTTCAGGAATCTCGGCGGATCGAAGCGGATGCCGGCGCCGGTCGGCGTGCCGGTGGCGATGATGTCGCCGGGCTCCAGCGTGGTGAAGGTCGACAGGTAGTGCACCAGGTAGGCGAAGTCGAACATCAGGTTCGCGGTGGTGTCGTCCTGGCGCGGCTCGCCGTTCACGCGCGTCTGCACGCGCAGCGCGCCGAAGCCCTGCGGGAACTCGTCGGCGGTGACGATCCACGGACCGATGGCGCCGGAGGCGTTGAAGTTCTTGCCCTGCGTCACGTTGAACTTGGCGTGGTGCACCCAGTCGCGGATGGTGCCCTCGTTCATGCAGGTCAGGCCGGCGATGCAGGCCAGCGCCTCGTCGCCGTTCACGCGGCGCGCGCGGCGGCCGATGACGATGGCGATCTCGCCCTCGTAGTCGAGCTGCGTCGATTCGAGCGGCTGCTGCAGCGCCTCGCCGTGGCCCACGAAGGACTCCGCCACACGCATGAAGATGCTCGGGTACTTCGGCAGGTCGCTGCCGTCCTTGTACTCGGCGTTGCGGTGCGCGTAGTTCACGCCGATGCAGAACACGCGGCGCGGCTGCGCGATGGGCAGCTCGAAGCGGACGTCGGCCAGCGCGTGGTCGGGCGCCGCACCCTCGGCGGCGGCGCGGGCCTGGGCCAGTGCGGCCTCGCCGCCGGCCAGCAGCGCGGACACCGATGCGAAGGCCGGCAGGCGCCGGCTCAGGTTGACCACGCCGTCGCCGACCACGCAGCCCCAGTGCGAGGAGCCGCCATGCAGGTAGCTGATGAGTTTCATGCGGTCTCGAATCCGAAGAAGCGGGCGGGGTTGTCGACAAGAACCTTCTGCCGCGTGGCGGCGTCGGGCGTGAAGCGGTAGAGCAGCTCGAGCAGCGCGCCCTCGTTGGGCGGCTGCTTCACCGACACGGGGTGCGGCCAGTCGCTGCCCCAGACGCAGCGCTCAGGCGCGGCCTCGATCAGGCGGCGGGCCAGCGGCACCACGTCGTCCCAGGGTGCGCCGGTCTTCGAGATCTTCTCGGACAGCGACAGCATCACCCAGAAGTTGCCGCGCTCGAACAGCTCGAGCATCCGCGCGAGGCTCGGGTCGGCATCGCCGCGCGACGGATCGGCGCGGCCCATGTGGTCGAGCAGCACCGGCACGTCGAGCGCCTCGAAGGTCGCGAGCTGCGCCGCGATGCCGTCGGGCTCGGGCTGCACCTTGACGTACCAGCCGAGTTCCTTGACACGGGCGAAGGCGCGCGCCTGCTCGGCCGCGCTCAGGCTGATGCCGAGGCCGCCGCGGGTGAAGCGCGCGCCGCGCACGCCGGCGTCGTGCAGCTTGTGGAGGTAGGCGTCGTCGCGCTCGGTCAGCACGGCGGCGTTGGCGCAGGCCATGTAGCGGCGCGGGCCGCCGGCGTTGAGGCCTTCGAGCGCATCGAGCACCACCGTGTGGTCGGCGCCGTAGGTGGTGGCCTGCACGATCACGCCGCGGCCGATGCCGAGCGTGGCGTGCAGCCGCTGGGCCACCTGCCAGGTGGCGGTGGGCATTTCATAGGCGGCGTTGGGCCGCACCGGGTATTGCTCGCGCGGGCCGAACACGTGGAACTGGCTGTCGCAGGCCAGCGGCGGCGGCAGCGGCACGGGCGCGCGCGGATGAGGGTCGAAGGGAAGGTAGTCGGGCATGGGTTTCCGGTCGGAAGGAACAGGGGACGCGGCTCAGGCGATCCAGGCGGTGAAGCTGCACTCGATGAGCTTGCCCATGTCGAGCTCGGGCGCGACGATGGCGTGGCGCGCGGGCCGCGAGGCGGCGTCGGGGAACATCTCGAGCCAGGGTGCGTTGAGCGCGGGCCGCTGGCTGCGGTCCTTCATCCACACGGTGAGCTTCACGATGTCCTGCGTGCTGCCGCCGGCGGCCTCGACGATGCGCCGCACGTTGTCGAGCATGAAGCGGCACTGCGCCTCGATGGTCTCGGCGGGCTTGCCGGTGGCAGGGTCGTTGCCCTGGATGCTGCCGCTCTCCAGCAGCGGCCCCACGCGGCAGGCCGCGGGAATCGGGTTCTTGTGGCCGAAGCCGTCGACGTACACGCTGGTGCGCGCGGCCGGCGCGGCGCGCCCGAGAACGGCCATGGGTGCGGTGGGCGTGCTCATTCGGCGGAGATGTTGGATTGCTTGATGACGGGCATCCAGCGCGCGTCTTCCTGCGTGAGGAAGCGCGCGAACTGCTCGGGCGAGCTGCCGCGGGCCTCGGAGCCCAGCGTCTGGAAGCGGGCCTGCACCGCCTTGTCGGCCAGGATCTTCTGCAGCGCAGTCGACAGCCGCGCGACGATCTCCTTCGGCGTGCCGTGCGGTGCGAGGACGCCGGTGAAGGTCTCGGTGCTGAAGTCCTTGAAGCCGGCTTCTTTCAGCGTCGGCACGTCGGGCAGCTGCGGCAGCCGCTTGGGCGAGGTGACGGCGAGCGCGCGCGTGCGGCCCTGCTGGATGAACGGACCGGCCACGGAGATCTGGTCGAAGTTGAACTGCACCTGGCCGCCCAGCAGGTCGGTGGTGGCCGGCGCGTTGCCCTTGTAGTGCACCGTGGTCCAGTGCGCGCCGCTTTCGCGCTGCAGGTATTCGCTCACCAGGTGGTTCTGCGTGCCCGCGCCGGGCGAGGCCATGGTCAGCGTGTTGCCGGGCTTCTTGCCCTCGGCGACCAGGTCGGCCACCGTCTTGTAGGGGGTCGACGGATGCACCTGCAGCACCAGCGGCGTGAAGGACACCGAGCTGACGGGCGCGAAGTCCTTCTTCCAGTCGTAGGCGTTGCGCTTGAAGATGGTCGGCGAGAACAGAATCGGCCCGTTCGCGCCCATGAAGAAGGTGTAGCCGTCCGGCGAGGACTTGGCCACGTACTCGGCGGCGATCATGCCGCCCGCGCCGGGCCGGTTGTCGACGATGAAGGGCTGCTTGAGCTCAGCCTGCAGCTGCTCGCTGATGATGCGCGCGGCGCCGTCGACATTGCCGCCCGGCGGGTAGGGCAGCACCAGCTTCACGGGTTTGTCGGGCCAGCCGGACTGTGCCGTGGCGAGCACGGGCGCGAAGGCCGCGCACGCGGCGACGGCAACGGTGGCGATGAGTTCTTTCAAGTGATGTCTCCTTGCTTGCATGCCGGCCCCGCAAGTGTGTTGCGCTGTGCACCGGCGACCCATGCACTCTAAGAATCCGAGACTGGATGCTGCAACGCAATATGTCCGAGTTGTTCCATATGATGGACGTTTTCGACAAGTCCGCAGATGCCGTCTCAGAGGCGCTGCGGACAATCGAGCCTCTGCCACCAAGGAAGGCCCCTCATGTTTCTCGATGCCGGCGACCTGTCGCCCGAAGCCACCTACCGCCTGATGAGCGGCATCGTCGTGCCGCGCCCGATCGCGTGGATCACCACGCTGTCGGACACCGGCGTGGTCAACCTCGCACCGTTCTCCTGCTTCACCTTCGTGTCGAACAAGCCGCCGATGCTGGGCGTGAACGTGGGCCGCAAGGCCGGCCGGCGCAAGGACACCGGCGCCAACATCCACGCGCTGGGCGAGTTCGTGGTGAACATCGGCGACGCCTCGCAGATGGTGGCCATCCACGAGAGCAGCGCGGAGCACGCGCCCGACGTCAGCGAGACCGAGCTGCTCGGCCTCGGCACCCTCCCCTGCACCACGGTGCGGGTGCCGCGCCTGGCGGACGCACCGGTGAGCATGGAGTGCCGGCTGGAGCGCGTGATCTCCTTCGGCAAGACCGGCGCGGAGTTCATCGTGGGCGAGGTCACGGCCTTTCACATCCGCGACGGCCTGATGCACGACGGCAAGGTCGACACGCGCGCCCTCGACCCCGTGTGCCGCATCGGCGGCCCGAACTACGCCACGCTGGGCGAGATCGTCACGCTGCGCGGCATGCAGCAGACGCCCAAGGCGGTGATGGATGGCGGCGGCAGATAGATCGGCCGACACGGACTCCGGCACGGCCGGCGCGCAGAGCGTGCGCCGCGCGCTGGCGGTGCTGCGCGTGCTGGCCACCGGCCAGGAGCGTGGCGTGCGGCTGACCGACGTGGTCAACCACACCGGCCTCAACCGGCCCACGGTGCACCGCATCCTGCGCGTGCTGGTGGAGGAAGGCGCGGTCGAGCAGGACCCGGCCACGCGCCGCTACCTGGTCGGCGGCGAGGTCTCGCTGCTGGGGCTGGCGCGCTCGAGCCGCTTTCCCATTCGCGCGATCGCCGAGCCGCATCTTCGGCACCTGAGCGAAAGCCTGGGCGACACGGCCTTCCTCACCATCCGCAACGGCACCGATTCGGTCTGCATCGACCGGCGCGCCGGCAGCTTTCCGGTGAAGGTGCTGTCGATCGAGATCGGCGCGCGGCGGCCACTGGGGGTGGGCGTGAGCGGACTGGTGCTGCTCGCCTCGTTGCCGCCCGACGAGGCGGCCGAGGTGGTGCGGCGCAACGCGCGGCGGCTGGAAGCCCTGCGCATCGATCCTGCGGAACTGCTGGCTCGCGCGGTGCGCGTCAGCCGGGACGGCTATGCCTATGCGCCGGTGGGCGTGGTGCCCGGCTCACGCGCGGTGGCGGTGCCGGTGTGCCTGGCCGACGGCCGCACCGTGGCAGGGCTGGCGATCGCCACCATCACCGAGCGCCTCCCCGATGCGCGGCTTGAGACCGTGGTCGCGCAGATGCGTGAGCGAGCGCGGCTGATCGGCGCGCAGGCGGCGGAACTCGCTCATCGCAAGTCGGTACGGCGCACTTCGGTTGCGTTTTCGGGCGCGTCGTCTTCCAGCAGCAGGGACGCCTCGTCGCGCCAGTAGTTCACCGCTGCGAGCCAGCCTTCCCATACGCAGCCGTTGCAGCCGCGCCCGCAGCAGGTGGTGGGCTCTGGCGGCGGCGGGCGCAGCGCGACACCGTGCGCGTCGAGCAAGGCCTGCACGCGCGCGATCAGCGCCTGCGCGCCGGCAAGGTTCGTGGGGTCGGGCAACCGTTCGATCGGATTCATGAAGGAAGCGCCGATTCTCGGGTCTCGAGGTTCAGTTCCAGCCGCATCTTCGCGCCACCCGATTCGCTCGACCCGATCGTGAGCTGCCCGCCATGCAGGCGCGCGACTTCGGCCACCAGGTGCAGGCCGAGCCCCGCGCCGCGTCCCCGGGGCACCAGGCGGTGGAACGGCGCCACCACGCGTTCGCGATCGGCCTCCGGAATGCCCGGTCCCGAGTCGAGCACCTCGAAACCCGAAGGCTCCCAGAGGCGTACCTCGATGTCGCAGCCCTGTCCGCCGTGCTCGATCGCGTTCTGGATCAGGTTCGTGAGCGCGCGCTCGAGCGAGGGCGCGTCGCCGCGCACCCACAGGGGCCGCGGTGCGTCGACCGACAGCGTGCAGCGGTTCAGGATGGCCAGTGGCGCGATGTCGCCGGCCACGCGCTCGCACAGCGCCTTCAGGTCGACGGGCTCATGGTCGTGCAGCACGATGCGGTCCAGCCGCTGCAGGTCGAGCAGTTGCTCGGCCAGCGTGGCGAGCCGCGCCGAGGCCTGCATCAGCTTCACCTTGGGCGCGTCGCCGGGCAGTCCCTCGATGTGGATCTGCAGGGTGGTGATCGGCGTGCGCAGCTCGTGCGCGGCGTCGGCGAGAAAGCGTTCCTGCCGGTCGTAGCCTTCGTTGAGGCGGTCGAACGCGCGATTCACCGCGTTCACCAGCGGCCGGATCTCGCTCGCCACGTTGGCCAGCGGCAACCGCGTGGTGCGCTCGTGCACGTCGATGCTCTCCGCATGGCCGGCCGTGGCCACCACGCCCTTCAGGCCGCGCTTCACCACGAACGGCGTCGCCAGGATCACGCCGAGGCAAGTCACCAGCGCCATCGGCGCCACCAGGAACAGGAACACCAGCCCTGTGCCCTTCAGCGTGTTCTTCATCGTGAGCGGGGCACCGGTGCGCGCCATCACGTCGAGCGGCCCCGCCGCGGTGTCCATGCGCTCGAACCGGGCCTTGGGCTGCGTGTTGTCGTTGGCTGGCTCGATGGACATGCGCGAGAGGCCGTCGAACGAGTTCATCAGCGTGTCGTACCTCGGCGGCACCTCGCCGTGGCGCACCTCGTTGCCTGCGGGGTCGCGCGCGATGAACCAGAACGACGCGTCGGCCTCCGCCAGGCGCTTCAGCTCCGCCGTCTGTTCCATGACCAGCTTGCCGCCCGCATCGCGCGCCGCCGCACGCTGGATCACTGCCACCGTCTCCTGCCCCGTCTCGTCGACCACGCGGCCGAGCACCCACGCGAGGCCGATGAAGCCGCCCAGCACCAGCGAGCCGACCACCACCTGCAGCAGGATCAGGCTCCAGATGAGTTGCCAGCGCAGCGAACTCAGCGTCATTGCGCGGGCGGCTGTGCCGCGCAGATCAGGTAGCCCACGCCGCGGATGGCATGGATCTCGACCTGCGCTCCGGCCTTGTCGAGCTTGGAGCGCAGGCGCGAGACGTGCGTGTCGAGCGCGTTCGACTGGATCTCGTCCTGGTGCCCGTACACGCGGTCCTGCATGGCCTCACGCAGCACGGTGCGGCCGCGGTGCTCGAGCAGCGCCTCGAGCACCAGCAGCTCTCGGCGCGGCAGCGTGATGCTCGCGTCGCCCACGTGGGCCTGCCGCATCTGATGGTCGAAGCGCAGCAGGCCCAGCGTCATGACGAGGTTCGCGCGGACCGCGGGACGCCGCGCCAGCGCGCGCACGCGCGCCATCAGCTCGTCCATGGAAAAGGGCTTGGCAAGGTAGTCGTCGGCGCCGCCGTCGAGGCTCAGCACGCGTTCGGCCACATCGCTCATGGCCGTGAGCACCAGCACCGCGGCGGCGATGCTGTTCTGCCGGAGGAATGCCACGAGCGATAGGCCGTCGCCATCGGGCAGGCCGCGGTCGAGCACGATCACGTCGTGCTGCGCCGACAGCGCCGCCTCCTCGGCTTCGCGCAGCGAGCTCGCCACGTCGACCACCATCTGGTTCTGACGCAACGCCGACGCGAGGGCCTGCGCCAGGTCGGCTTCGTCTTCGACGAGCAGGATTCTCATGGGCTGCGGTGGCGGATGTGAGTAGGGCGGATGCGTGAAACGGGGCCGGTCATTCTAGGAGAGGGCCCCTTGCGGAAGACGCAATGTTCACGCAATGCAGGCCCCTAAGCTGGGTCGCTTCCTTTCTCCGAAAGCAGCATCGGTGACCTCCCGCCCGGCGACACATTCCCTCCTGCCTTCCGCGAGCCCCGTGCCCTGGTACATGGCGCTGGGCCAGCGCATCGCGACGCTCTGGGTGGTCAAGATGTTCGGCACCACGCTCGGCATCTCGGGCTTCTTCGTCGTGTACTTCTGGGTGATGCACAACCCGCTGCGGGAGCCGACGGTGATGCCGCTCACGCCGCTGGACCACTGGGTCGGCGTGAACGACGAAGCCATGATGCTCTACGGCTCGCTGTGGTTCTACATCTCGCTCGCGCCGGCGTTCGCGAAGGACAAGGCCGAGCTCCTGGCCTGCGCGCGCGACGCCGCGCTGATGGCCGTCGTCGGCCTGCTGGTGTTCTGCCTGTTCCCGACCGCGGTGCCGGCGTTCGCGGTCGACTGGTCGCAGTACCCGTCGCTCCAGTTCCTCAAGGCGACCGACGCAGGAGGCAATGCGTTCCCGTCGCTGCACGTCGCCTTCGCGGTGTTCTCGGCGATGGTGCTGGCGCGGCAGCTGCGCAGCGTCCGCGCGCCCGCCTGGGTGCGCGCGCTGAACCTGCTGTGGGCACTGGGCATCGTCTACTCGACGCTCGCCACGCGCCAGCACGTGCTGCTCGACGTGCTCGGCGGCACGCTGCTCGCGTTCGCGGTGGGCTGGGCCGGCAACACGCGCGGCCGGCTCGTGTGGAAAGAGGCCTGAATACGGTACAAAGCGCGAGGCACAACAACACCAGGCACTCTCGAATCATGGCCGACGACATCGCCGCCGCGCTGCGCATCGAACGCGTCGCGCTGGACACGGACCACCTGCAGTTGACGCTCTCCAACGGCAGCGAACACAGCCGGCCCTATCGCCTGCACAGCGTGCTGCAAAAGGCGACCTCCGCGCAGCGCGCGCAATGGGTGCTGGTCGACGGGGGCTGCGGCATCGCCTGGCCCGCGCTGGCGAATTCCGGCGAGGCCGGCCTGATCAACATGTACGACGTGGCCTGGGAGGCGTCGTACGACGCGGCGATGGACTTGCTCAAGGAAGCCGGCTGGAAGCTCGACGCCCTGCCTTCGCGCGAGCAGGACCTGTGCGCGCTGTGGCGGCTCGAAGCCGACATGAACAACGGCGGCTTCATCCAGTTCTTCGGCAACTGGGGTGAAGCCAACTGCCGGATCGCACTGGACGCTCTGCGAAAGATCGGCGCGCACCAGGCGCTGGCCATCGTGCAGCGGCAGCGCGACATCCTGCAGCGGCTGGAAGACGACCCCCGGCTGGAATCCATGCAGGACATCTACCGCTTGCTGACCGAAGCGGAAAGCGAGGAACTCGAAGAACTGGACCAGGCCTTCTGGGAGTACCCCGACCGGCTGGCACCGTTGGGGTTGGCGTGCTACGGGCTGACGCCCGGCTCGCCGCTTGCAGGGGTCGCACGCCCCTGAGCGCGAAGCACGCGGCCCGCGATTCGCTTCAGGCGGGCCGGGCCGGTCGGAGGATGGAAGCTAGCGGCTCTGTCCGGATCACCAGAAGATCCAGAGCGCAAGGCCGCCGAAGATGGCCCACTTCACGAGGTAGTAGACCCGCTTGTCCCACGCCTTCAGGCGCTTGCCGACCACGCGGATCTGGTAGATGTACTTGAATGCGCGGTTGATGCCGCCGGTCTTGTCGCCCGCGTCGTTGGGCGACGCCGCCGCGGCCAGCAGGTTCTTGGCGAACCAGCGGTTCACGGCACTGGCCCAGCGGTACTTCAGCGGACGCTCGATGTCGCAGAACAGGATCACGCGGTCGTGGTCGGTCGTGTTCTCGGCGTAGTGGATGAAGGTCTCGTCGA comes from Variovorax paradoxus and encodes:
- a CDS encoding Bug family tripartite tricarboxylate transporter substrate binding protein — its product is MKELIATVAVAACAAFAPVLATAQSGWPDKPVKLVLPYPPGGNVDGAARIISEQLQAELKQPFIVDNRPGAGGMIAAEYVAKSSPDGYTFFMGANGPILFSPTIFKRNAYDWKKDFAPVSSVSFTPLVLQVHPSTPYKTVADLVAEGKKPGNTLTMASPGAGTQNHLVSEYLQRESGAHWTTVHYKGNAPATTDLLGGQVQFNFDQISVAGPFIQQGRTRALAVTSPKRLPQLPDVPTLKEAGFKDFSTETFTGVLAPHGTPKEIVARLSTALQKILADKAVQARFQTLGSEARGSSPEQFARFLTQEDARWMPVIKQSNISAE
- a CDS encoding amidohydrolase family protein, producing the protein MPDYLPFDPHPRAPVPLPPPLACDSQFHVFGPREQYPVRPNAAYEMPTATWQVAQRLHATLGIGRGVIVQATTYGADHTVVLDALEGLNAGGPRRYMACANAAVLTERDDAYLHKLHDAGVRGARFTRGGLGISLSAAEQARAFARVKELGWYVKVQPEPDGIAAQLATFEALDVPVLLDHMGRADPSRGDADPSLARMLELFERGNFWVMLSLSEKISKTGAPWDDVVPLARRLIEAAPERCVWGSDWPHPVSVKQPPNEGALLELLYRFTPDAATRQKVLVDNPARFFGFETA
- the hpaH gene encoding 2-oxo-hept-4-ene-1,7-dioate hydratase, whose amino-acid sequence is MSLDATTLSQAAERLEQAQLTRVACRQFSLEHPGMTIDDAYAIQHAWMQLKLRNGRTLKGHKIGLTSKAMQRAVNIAEPDYGALLDDMFYRDGAVIPTERFLQLKIEAELAFVLARPLSGPDCTLFDVLDATAYVTPALEILDARIQRIDPETGRTRNVFDTISDNAANAALVLGGRPFRPALVDADMRRIGAIVSRNGEVEETGLAAGVLNHPGYGVAWLANRLHRFGVTLEAGQVILAGSFIRPIEVVKGDTVVADYGEFGTVSCHFG
- a CDS encoding ABC transporter ATP-binding protein yields the protein MALAPGASGAPDPAAAFVDFQDVWLAYNEELLRANHFAVEAIDLKVKRGEFIAIVGPSGCGKSTFMKLTTGLRMPSMGRIRIDGQPVTGPLKISGMAFQAPSLLPWRTTVDNVLLPLEIVEPYRSNFKARRKEYEERARRLLQKVGLGGYEDKFPWQLSGGMQQRASICRALIHEPKMLLLDEPFGALDAFTREELWCILRDLWTEQQFNVILVTHDLRESVFLADTVYVMSKSPGRFVVKRDIELPRPRELELTYTKEFTDIVLELRGHIGAIRGNAAGATGPAAVAH
- a CDS encoding ABC transporter permease; the protein is MKNSKQLERWSPWLLLVAVILLWQVICAGFGVSDFIFPSPLRIWTQFWEYKEIIAGHAWRTFWVTMAGFGLAIVVGVLLGFVIGSSRLAYAAIYPLMTAFNALPKAAFVPILVVWFGIGIGPAILTAFLISFFPIMVNIATGLATLEPELEDVLRVLGAKRWDVLVKIGLPRSMPYFFGSLKVAITLAFVGTTVSEMTAANEGIGYLLISAGSAMQMGLAFAGLMVVGAMAMLMYELFSVIEKHTTGWAHRGSQA
- a CDS encoding RidA family protein translates to MSTPTAPMAVLGRAAPAARTSVYVDGFGHKNPIPAACRVGPLLESGSIQGNDPATGKPAETIEAQCRFMLDNVRRIVEAAGGSTQDIVKLTVWMKDRSQRPALNAPWLEMFPDAASRPARHAIVAPELDMGKLIECSFTAWIA
- a CDS encoding aldolase/citrate lyase family protein — protein: MPVLPNHFKRALAAGVPQIGLWSTLPDPYVSEIVAGAGFDWVLLDTEHTPTDVPHMLHQLQAVSAAVPADAARRTSAVVRPDWNDTVLIKRYLDIGAQSLLLPFVQDAEQAQAAVRATRYAPAGVRGMGGSMRASNFGRIGDYVKRAQDELCLLVQVETGEALEQLDAILSVEGIDGVFIGPADLSASLGHPGDPGHPTVKRAIDDAIRRIRGRHKAPGILMLDDARARECLDLGALFVAVAMDLQILARGAEAAASRFRDGAQTTRAVRPAY
- a CDS encoding fumarylacetoacetate hydrolase family protein, producing the protein MKLISYLHGGSSHWGCVVGDGVVNLSRRLPAFASVSALLAGGEAALAQARAAAEGAAPDHALADVRFELPIAQPRRVFCIGVNYAHRNAEYKDGSDLPKYPSIFMRVAESFVGHGEALQQPLESTQLDYEGEIAIVIGRRARRVNGDEALACIAGLTCMNEGTIRDWVHHAKFNVTQGKNFNASGAIGPWIVTADEFPQGFGALRVQTRVNGEPRQDDTTANLMFDFAYLVHYLSTFTTLEPGDIIATGTPTGAGIRFDPPRFLKPGDVVEVEVSGVGVLRNVVRAEESVP
- a CDS encoding nucleoside deaminase; this encodes MTPEQAIKALRRANDVARRAMAMGRHPFGAVLVAPDGETILAEQGNIDTVQHAEATLARHAAQNWPPEYLWQCTLATTFEPCAMCAGTSYWANIGRIVYGAEESALLALTGSHPENPTLSLPCREVFARGQKKVEVIGPVPEVAEEMIATHRGFWESRGNHQGG
- a CDS encoding flavin reductase family protein; this translates as MFLDAGDLSPEATYRLMSGIVVPRPIAWITTLSDTGVVNLAPFSCFTFVSNKPPMLGVNVGRKAGRRKDTGANIHALGEFVVNIGDASQMVAIHESSAEHAPDVSETELLGLGTLPCTTVRVPRLADAPVSMECRLERVISFGKTGAEFIVGEVTAFHIRDGLMHDGKVDTRALDPVCRIGGPNYATLGEIVTLRGMQQTPKAVMDGGGR